AAGAACGTAAGCGGATTTGTAGTGCGTTTTTCTTAAAACCGTCTTTTTCAGTTTGTAAATTGTGATTGGTGACTGAAGTGTGGTTTTGTAAAATACGCACTCAATTCCGCAATTTATATGTCACCATTCATTACCTTAGTGTTGCAACGCATTTCAAGTTGAATCAGgtattatataaatgtaaaaaaccTGTTGATGAATAACACTGATCCCACCatcttaaattattattataatcatTAACACTATTCCCAGCatctaaaattattataataattactaaatttaacacatttttttgtttgtttgaaggAACCGTGCTGTCAAAGAAACTTTTATCCTTTTACACATACGACTGTTACATGATGATTATCCACTGGATTTATTAATAAAGATTTTATTACTCTACCAGTAAACACTGGGAAACAAACGAAACCATCTGGGAAAAGAGATTAGTCGATACCATGAAAGTTCTTAGCAGCCTCAGAAGTGCTGTTTTCGAGGAGCAGCATCGTCTCGGAAACATGGATCTGATACTCTTGGGAGTCCCTCCCTGGGAACTTGGGAACGTTAATCCACTGAATCGAACACGAGGGTGCCTCCGTATCTACGCCCGTGGAATGGACCCTTGTGGGGTTCGTCCGCAAAGAACAGGACGTTGTTGTCGTTCACCCACCAACTTGCTTCGGAACATCCTGGAATGTCTACCTTGACGAGGCACCCTGTGTGCGTCTCCTTCAACTCGTAAACGGAGTCGGTACCGGTTTTCTGAAAACGATTGTGGTCTAGAACAAAAGACAGAAACGACAAACGTGTATTagtaagattttatttttgtaagaacaaagaaaagaaaacaaaatgttatGTGTAATGAAAAATTTACAAACCGGAGAGTAGTTGTCTTCCCGGGACCGGGAGTTGGTTTCCCAAAAAGCTAAATACACAGCCCATGTTTGCATTAATTAATGGGTTAGTGGATCGGATCTATTTATAGAAGTAATGGCTGGAAACTAGGTTAGGTTATTGTTAAGAAAGTTAGGGTCTTACGCGGCGGGCCCATATAGTAATAAGGCCTTTAATACTCAAATCTGACGGCTAAACAGTATTTGATTAGTTTGCAGTCAAGCTGTTCATCATGCCTTTGAGTAATTCCATCCCGTGAATGCAGCAGGTTTATATTAGAGAATGTCTGTCTATATTAGATTCTGAATTTGATTCCGGAACCCTCGTTCGTTCGTTCGTTAATTAGGGAGTAAGATGTGGTTTCATAGATATACGGTTTCTGGCATTGTATAGAATATTCGTGTTATGTTTTCAGATTCCTGACACAAATTTGTTTCATGTGACTAGTGGAATCAGATATTACGTACGAGTAACCTCCATTGTTCTTGGTATCTCCTCCTTTGAATGGCTGCATCAAGAAAGTTCTCTCAGGGATACTCTCAACTGGTTTGTTCCCTTGTTAGCAAAAGGTTGTTCTAACATAAGCCATGATCTCGTGGCCTGGCCATGGCGTCCCAAAACGGAATGTAAGTTgctcttcttgattctttttcaGAGTATAACTCTAATGGCCACTGTTTATTAGGTTCGAACAGACACTGAGCAGAAACACAAAGGTAGTGACTGCCATGAGACTCAAGAAAACTGACATCATCTCATCTCTGAGGAAAGATATGGTAGACAAGTCAGAAGAAACTTCCGCTGAGTATGTGTTTATTTAGTTACATATTTGTTAACGTTCTGCTCGTTAAACTGTCTTTATCACCCAAAACAAATGCAGGAAACAATCCACTGGTCCATGGCTGTTTTTCGTGTCTGAGAATGGCTATGCAAAGCGTGTTCCTCTGAATAGCTTCAAGCCTTCTCTTGTTGGTCTAATAGGATCCAAGGTATGATCTCCATTTCTCTTCTTAGCTTTTCCTGTTCATTAGTGGGTTTAATTGGTTATGATCTTGGGTTATTACCTTCACTGGTCAGCTTTGTTTGCTCATTCTTCTTTGATCTCAATTTCTCAGCTCGCCCAGGATGATCGTTTAGCTGGTAAGGATACTCTCTTCTTCTGCAAACAAGGATCTAGGTCTTCTTTCTGTGATCTCACCAATGTTTTTTTGTCTCTTGGAAGAGGATGTAAGTGCTGAAGTTCTTCGAAATGCCACTTCATCAGACCATATCTTGCGGTTTAACAACATCCCACAGGTATTAATCTCAAAATTGTAAAATTTCGATGCTCACTGCTGGCAGTATCTGACCCACCTTCTCTCATTCAAATAATGCTTCAACTAAAAATTTATGTCTTCATAATATATTGCAGATTAAGATGGTGGTTTACTTGGAGAGCTTGGTTGAAGAGATGAATATTATCTACTTGAAGCTTTGCAGCAGGGCAAGTCACCAAACCAGTGGTTGCTGGGGCCAGCGGGACTTATGCACGTCGAAGTACAATTTGGTCATGCAGTAAGTGCCACATAAGAAACAAGCGCTCGCTGGAGCCATTGTACCCACTTTGTTAGAAGCCTCAGAATTTGCTGCAATCCTTTTGACAAATTGGTCATTGAATGTGCACTTAgcttgcatttttttttgttgtgatcTTATGTTCATAGGTTGAAAAAGGAAAGGTGTCTCCTATTAAGGAAGTCACACCTCCACAAATCCCCGAAGATGTCAGCTCTGCAACTAAGAGTGGGAAGGTCCGGGCTCCTACTCACATCATCTCCACCAGCTCTGATGACAGAGGTATGAAACTAAACCATTTCATTTgtttaagcaaaaaataaattcTCTTTGCATTAAATTTGCAGGAGAGGAACCATATaattttagaccaaaaaaaaagaaaaaaggaaccATGTGCTATTGTGGTGTGCCAATGTCTTCGATCATTGAACAAGGATATGGCGTGGGAGATGTCATTTGAGGTTCCATATCTTTGCTCATATTTCTGTGTGTCTTTACACAAATATTTGAGTACTATTAGCTAATAGTGACATTGACTCTTTCTTTCTGACACTTTGAGCTATGATCAGATATGCATAATGTTGCGCGCTGACCATGGCCCATGCGTCTCAAACACCATCGTAACAGCAAGAGCAGGCAAAGACCTGATCTCAAGTCttgtctcaggttagtttgACATCTAGATTCGCAATCTCTTTCCAAGTGAACTTTTGCTATACATTAATCAGGTCTTGTAACTGATAACCTTTCCAGCAATCAGGTCTATTAACAATTGGTCGTTGATTAGGTGGTGCCATTGATGACGCGAGTAGAGACAAAAGAGTAGAGCTGCTCCAGAAATTTTGCACGGTCTAGTTTTCCTGCAGTGAACTAGTACATGGAATACGCAGTGCAAGTAGAGATATCCATACACGCTCTCTAAAGCCAACAACCTCGTACTCAACGGCCCCTTCGGCCTTCGTCCTCTAGATCCATCGGTTTAATCGGGTTAACTCTCATAACTAAATACATCCATATTGTTTCTTGAAGCAAACCGGTTCGGTTTGATTCTCAAAACTGTCTTGTGAATAAATTGGTTCCGACACCGGTGGGAAGATGTCTTGTACACCAAGTAATTATTATCCAGCAAGACTTGTTTTTTCCTTCATTTATGGTATTTGTTTCGAGATTACCCGATAACTCTCTAGTTACTTGTACTAGTACAGGACGTTGAAGAGAGATATACGGTGTGTTGGCGTGTTGCGCAGACCCCGAGATAACAACGCTggcttttatttatatattacacgccttgctctctctctctctctctctctttattttacTGCGTAGCAGCTccttctcactctctctctctccaccgTACTCTACCCCCCTTCATGGCTCATCAGGCCACACCTGTGCCAAGCATGGAACCACTCCCACAAGGAGAAGGTTTCCTCCGGGCTGTTGCACAAGACCTTGGTGCTTTTTATAGAAGTGACGTTCTTCTCAAGGTTCAAGCCGTCCTAAGCATCGTCGCTATCGCCATCTGCTCTTTCCTGACGCCAAACGCATCGTCAACGGTCACTGGTTTGCTACTGACCGAGGGCACGATTACCCTCCTTCTTTACTCGTCTCTTATTATGGCGATCTTCTACGTCCCTGAGCTTAACAAGGATCTGATCTGGGCTCTGCGCCGAGCCGTTCGTATCAGATACCACATCATCCTGTTTTGTCTTCGCGCTGCAGGCATCATCCTCGTCCTTCGTGCCTTAAGTCTATTTTGGGAACGACCTAGAGAAGGTAGACAACATCAACGGCTTCGCTATCGCCGCGTTCTGCACATAATCACCATGTGCAAGCTGATGAACCTACCGGATGTGCTGTCAGTTGCCGACTCCCTTTTGGCGGTCGCCGTTATGATATCTGCGAAGCTCGAGTTAGCGACAAAGTTCACCAACCCGGTTAGGATTTGCGCCACGTACGTGTCCATGTTGGTCCTGGTTATGTTCAGGAACGCGAAAGTCCCATTTGAAAAGGTCAGTGCTGCAGAATCCAAAGGTCTCCCTCCTCCTAACTATCCATTTGGGATGGTGGATGGTTGCACCCACGCCCTTCTTGTTATTTCTACCAAAAGGCAGACTGATCTGAGTATCAATTAGATAGGTTGTTTCGTTGTGGAATAATCTATGGGTTTCTGTTAGCGTCATGGTTTGTATTAAGcgtatttttgtttcaaataacGTTGTTTGTTTCATTTGTTGGAATATTGTGGTTTGTTGAgtattttgtttattgtttgaCTGTTGCTTAGAACATCATAAAATCACAAGGCGACTTTTAAAAGATTCCAAACGAGTTAAAAGAGCcatgaataaaatatagatttatcgGGTTAGCCGAATTGAGGTGGAGGCAAACTATAAAGATGGTTAAGTAGTTGAATTGGTTTCCGGTTCAGTTTTCGCATTGGCTTAGAGCCTTTAGGGTTGGTTTCTCACGTTGGAGAATTTATCCTTTGTCTTCCACATTATTCAAATAGAATATGGGCCAAGCTTGTTTTCGAACAACAATGTCGGACCCATCTTGAGTGTTAACGCACGTTTGTTATTTTCCAAGACAAGTGGCGATTTCGGTGGTAACTACGGTTCATTCGGGTTTGGTGTTGGAAATTGGGATGAGTCATCGTCATCGTCATCGTCTCGGTCGAATGAAGTTTCCGTATGAAGTGTTTTTTTGTCGAATTACGTGCAATTTGGGTTTAAGAGGATCGTGACAACGGACGCTGAAAGGAAGAAGTTGAACATGACATTATCTCCGGTGGTTTGGTCcttttattaaagaaaattaGCATATGATGAATCATCGATTATAACTGTTGAGGGTTTTATGGGTAAGCTCAGGGTCTTGGATACTACCATTAACCCGGGTCTGCCTACATGTTTCAATCATCGTGGTTAGgcatctcaaaaaaaaaaaatctgtttatAACACCAAATAAGtccaaacaatttataaaattcaCGCATGGTGTGGTCCGAAATGAAATTTACttgcataaaataaaagtgacgCTCATTTCCTGATTGGGCTTAATAATTGAGTAATGGGATTGGTCAGTGTTAATAAAACCCATAAATTGACTTATGGGCTTCAGTTAGATAAGATTATCGTGGTACGTTTTAAAGGTTAGGGTTTGCTTTAGTTTCGTGCTTCCTTGAGTATCTCATACAAGTATGTGTTTCTTTACTactatatctctctctctctcttgactTGGCCATGTTTATCAAGTTTTGCTAACTGCCAAGGTTCATATATATACAATGTAGAAGATAAATGTGGTGTTATTTTCTTTGCCTTATCACGACACACATGCATATTGTTAAGCTGATTTCTACTGGGTGAGCAATGGTTCTTTCATTCAATGTGTAATCTTTTTGATATATCAATAAGACGTGTGT
The window above is part of the Brassica napus cultivar Da-Ae chromosome C3, Da-Ae, whole genome shotgun sequence genome. Proteins encoded here:
- the LOC106431758 gene encoding uncharacterized protein LOC106431758, which encodes MASQNGMFEQTLSRNTKVVTAMRLKKTDIISSLRKDMVDKSEETSAEKQSTGPWLFFVSENGYAKRVPLNSFKPSLVGLIGSKLAQDDRLAEDVSAEVLRNATSSDHILRFNNIPQIKMVVYLESLVEEMNIIYLKLCSRASHQTSGCWGQRDLCTSKYNLVMQLKKERCLLLRKSHLHKSPKMSALQLRVGRSGLLLTSSPPALMTEERNHIILDQKKRKKEPCAIVVCQCLRSLNKDMAWEMSFEICIMLRADHGPCVSNTIVTARAGKDLISSLVSGGAIDDASRDKRVELLQKFCTV